In the Leifsonia sp. 466MF genome, one interval contains:
- the rplK gene encoding 50S ribosomal protein L11, whose amino-acid sequence MAPKKKVTGLIKLQINAGAANPAPPIGPALGQHGVNIMEFCKAYNAATESQRGNVIPVEITVYEDRSFTFVLKTPPAAELIKKAAGVAKGSGVPHTNKVGKLTQEQVRQIAEQKMVDLNANDIDAASKIIAGTARSMGITVEA is encoded by the coding sequence ATGGCACCGAAGAAGAAGGTCACCGGTCTGATCAAGCTTCAGATCAACGCCGGCGCCGCCAACCCCGCCCCGCCTATCGGCCCGGCGCTCGGTCAGCACGGCGTGAACATCATGGAGTTCTGCAAGGCGTACAACGCGGCGACCGAGTCGCAGCGCGGCAACGTCATCCCCGTCGAGATCACCGTCTACGAGGACCGTTCGTTCACGTTCGTCCTGAAGACCCCGCCGGCGGCAGAGCTCATCAAGAAGGCGGCCGGCGTCGCCAAGGGCTCGGGCGTCCCGCACACCAACAAGGTCGGCAAGCTGACCCAGGAGCAGGTGCGCCAGATCGCCGAGCAGAAGATGGTCGACCTCAACGCCAACGACATCGACGCGGCGTCGAAGATCATCGCAGGCACCGCCCGCTCGATGGGCATCACGGTCGAGGCGTAA
- the nusG gene encoding transcription termination/antitermination protein NusG, with amino-acid sequence MSETNRDDVDWAPAAEQSSEDDEAQTGNVLASEDEASDSAEHEALHVVADDGTEIDLDAVLDAMAEAVDPEADRAVDEALEVDSEDEAEAALEAVEDEEDETSVDPYEEFRAELRSKLGKWYVIHSYAGFERRVKSNIENRMVSMNMEDYIYEVQVPMEDVVEIKNGQRKMVNRVRIPGYVLVRMDLNEDSWSVVRHTPGVTGFVGNAHNPTPLRFEEAFSMLKSLVQVEAAPAKGAAKGQKAAARVIPAEVDFEIGETITIKEGSFAGLPGSISEIKPESGKLTVLVSLFERETPVELSFDQVTKL; translated from the coding sequence GTGTCTGAGACGAATCGCGACGACGTGGACTGGGCGCCCGCTGCGGAGCAGTCCTCCGAGGACGACGAGGCGCAGACCGGCAACGTTCTCGCCAGCGAGGACGAGGCGTCCGACTCCGCCGAGCACGAGGCGCTGCACGTCGTCGCCGACGACGGCACCGAGATCGACCTCGACGCCGTGCTCGATGCCATGGCGGAGGCGGTGGACCCCGAGGCCGACCGCGCCGTCGACGAGGCGCTCGAGGTCGACAGCGAGGACGAGGCCGAGGCGGCTCTCGAGGCCGTCGAGGACGAGGAGGATGAGACCTCCGTCGACCCGTACGAGGAGTTCCGCGCGGAGCTCCGCTCCAAGCTCGGCAAGTGGTACGTCATCCACTCGTACGCCGGCTTCGAGCGTCGCGTGAAGTCCAACATCGAGAACCGCATGGTCTCGATGAACATGGAGGACTACATCTACGAGGTGCAGGTCCCCATGGAGGACGTGGTCGAGATCAAGAACGGCCAGCGCAAGATGGTCAACCGCGTGCGCATCCCCGGCTACGTGCTGGTGCGCATGGACCTGAACGAGGACAGCTGGTCGGTCGTCCGGCACACGCCGGGCGTCACCGGGTTCGTCGGCAACGCTCACAACCCGACGCCGCTGCGCTTCGAAGAGGCCTTCTCGATGCTGAAGAGCCTCGTGCAGGTCGAGGCCGCCCCGGCCAAGGGCGCCGCGAAGGGCCAGAAGGCCGCCGCGCGCGTCATCCCCGCCGAGGTCGACTTCGAGATCGGCGAGACCATCACCATCAAGGAGGGCTCGTTCGCGGGCCTCCCCGGCTCCATCAGCGAGATCAAGCCGGAGAGCGGCAAGCTCACCGTCCTCGTCTCCCTGTTCGAGCGCGAGACCCCGGTCGAGCTCAGCTTCGACCAGGTCACGAAGCTCTAG
- the secE gene encoding preprotein translocase subunit SecE, producing the protein MARKVIDEPSEEIVANAKKDRAARRNPFARIALFIRQVIGELKKVVTPTRKELFSYTGVVLVFVVIMMALVSLLDWVFGMGVVWVFGNPK; encoded by the coding sequence GTGGCCCGAAAGGTAATCGACGAGCCGAGCGAGGAGATCGTCGCCAACGCGAAGAAGGATCGCGCCGCACGGCGCAACCCCTTCGCGCGGATCGCCCTGTTCATCCGGCAGGTCATCGGCGAGCTGAAGAAGGTCGTCACGCCGACCCGCAAGGAGCTCTTCAGCTACACCGGCGTCGTGCTCGTGTTCGTGGTGATCATGATGGCTCTCGTGTCACTCCTTGACTGGGTGTTCGGCATGGGTGTCGTCTGGGTCTTCGGAAACCCGAAGTAG
- a CDS encoding LuxR C-terminal-related transcriptional regulator — protein sequence MTESTATGRPVTVVIVDDHSIFRSGLRADLDDRLHVVGEAADVDAAVAVVLETRPDVVLLDVHLPGGAGGGGAEVVRRTAAETPSTRFLALSVSDAAEDVVGVIRAGARGYLTKGSSGGQVSDAVVAVAGGDAVFSPRLAGFVLDAFGAASGEQAESTDELDRLSAREREVMRLIARGYAYKEVAAELFISIKTVETHVSAVLRKLQLSSRHELTAWALERKLL from the coding sequence ATGACCGAGAGCACCGCCACCGGCCGGCCCGTCACCGTGGTGATCGTGGACGACCACTCCATCTTCCGTTCCGGGCTCCGCGCAGACCTCGACGACCGCCTGCACGTCGTCGGAGAGGCCGCCGATGTGGATGCGGCGGTCGCCGTGGTCCTGGAGACCCGGCCCGACGTCGTGCTGCTCGACGTGCACCTGCCCGGTGGCGCAGGCGGCGGCGGAGCGGAGGTCGTTCGCAGGACGGCGGCCGAGACCCCGTCCACGCGCTTCCTGGCGCTCAGCGTGTCGGATGCGGCCGAGGATGTGGTGGGCGTCATCCGCGCCGGAGCCCGCGGCTACCTCACGAAGGGCAGCTCGGGCGGCCAGGTCAGCGACGCGGTCGTCGCGGTGGCCGGCGGCGACGCGGTCTTCTCGCCCCGCCTCGCCGGCTTCGTGCTCGACGCCTTCGGCGCGGCCTCCGGCGAGCAGGCGGAGTCGACCGACGAGCTGGACCGGCTGTCCGCGCGGGAGCGCGAGGTGATGCGGTTGATCGCCCGCGGATACGCCTACAAAGAGGTCGCGGCCGAGCTGTTCATCTCGATCAAGACGGTCGAGACGCACGTCTCCGCGGTGCTGCGGAAGCTTCAGCTCTCCTCCCGGCACGAGCTCACCGCGTGGGCTCTTGAGCGCAAACTCCTGTAG